Proteins from one Hyperolius riggenbachi isolate aHypRig1 chromosome 4, aHypRig1.pri, whole genome shotgun sequence genomic window:
- the ARL14 gene encoding ADP-ribosylation factor-like protein 14 codes for MGGSGHSRVKEARILLLGLGASGKSTVLYRLKFKENFFTIPTVGFNVEMIQTEKHLQLTIWDVGGQEKMRAFWYNYFENTDGLVYVVDSTNEKTLVESKKEFKRILQNDMIKNVPVVVLANKQDLPGAQNADEITRLFNMKRYCSDRDWYVQACCATSGQGLEEAFSKISEFVKRSKEDALNFAKQTVRLKTSRKI; via the coding sequence ATGGGAGGCTCCGgccactccagagttaaagaagcCAGAATCCTTCTACTCGGCTTGGGTGCTTCTGGGAAATCAACTGTGCTCTACAGACTCAAATTTAAAGAAAATTTCTTTACAATCCCAACAGTTGGCTTCAATGTGGAGATGATTCAAACTGAGAAACACCTGCAATTAACCATATGGGACGTTGGTGGACAGGAGAAAATGAGAGCATTCTGGTACAACTACTTTGAAAACACAGATGGACTGGTGTACGTGGTGGACAGCACCAATGAGAAAACTCTTGTTGAGTCAAAGAAGGAATTCAAGCGCATTCTTCAAAACGATATGATAAAGAACGTGCCTGTGGTTGTCTTGGCTAACAAGCAAGATCTTCCAGGGGCTCAAAATGCAGATGAGATAACCCgactatttaacatgaaaaggtaCTGCTCAGATCGGGATTGGTATGTTCAAGCATGTTGTGCCACATCAGGCCAAGGCCTGGAAGAAGCCTTTAGtaagatttctgaatttgtcaagAGGTCCAAAGAAGATGCCCTGAACTTTGCTAAGCAGACTGTAAGACTAAAGACATCCCGGAAAATATAA